In the Methanothermobacter sp. K4 genome, ATAGAATAGAGCACATCAGAGCAGGAAGCAAAGCAGAAAACCTTCAGAACAGATCCTTGCTGCTGGATGAACATGGATTTTATGCATCATTCAAAATTCTCTTCACGCAGTTCATGATAGAAATTGCTCCTCATCTGCAGATAAAAAGATCCTATTATACATGGACCGGATTTGGGGAACTGGTTGAAGATTCCTATGAGTGGCTCAAGAATATGAAAACCGCTGTGAAAAAACTTATGGATACACGTGGCTGCCATGAGGAGCGGGCAAAGGATTACCTTTCTAAATATCTTGTCAAATTTGATCTGAATGCCAGAAATCATGAATATATAAAAACTCACTGGTTGTCTGAGCCCGAGATTATAAAAACTTCAAGGGGTTATGTTCCCATTTTCGACGTTGAACATCCTAAGGGACTTGCAGATGTTGAAAAAATATACATGGCACTCAATGAGCTGTTCCCTGAAATGGGACTCGATGAGGAGCAGGCAAGGAGATCCTACATCGCCTCACTGACACTTCAGGAGATGAGAAGGAAATTCTTAACCGACGGAAAACAATCTTTACCTCTAAAACATCACAGACTCTATGATGACCTCTGGAAAGAAATAAAACACGTTCTCAAACGTTCCCGCAAGTTTAAAATAAATCAAGCAAGGAATGTTAGGGTTAAAATACGTGCACCGTCCATGAAGATACTCTCAGATTATGAAAGATACATCAGATGAGTTGCAGCTGGTCTTTCCATCTCTCAAGGATTTCCTTCTTAATTTCCATGAGCTCCACATCCTTAAGTATACTTCCATTTCGCGTGATATGACCTCTCAGGGTCCGCAATATAAATGACACCACAGCATGCCCTATCATATCACCCTTAAGGCCATATGGTGGTTCTAAGAGGAATCGCAACTCCTCAACAATATCAACGTTCTCCTTTTTTGAGAGTCTATCAACGGTGACCTCAACCATTGCCTTAACAGGATGGTATGTGCCGTTCTTCAGGTTGAGGTCATCATCCACGATCCATTTCCCATTCGTATCACGGAGAAGATAGGATAGAAAGCGGAATAAACCCTTGGTGGACTTCCTCCTGAACTCATCAAGGGTCCTTGAGAGGAAGAATATCTTGAAAACATTTGGATAGTCCTTCCCTATTTTCCAGAGGTTTCTGTTTCCACGTATCTCGGGTATATTCTCAGGGCCGAATGGGAAAATCCTTCTTGAGAGTTCACTGTTTATCATCTCACTGACACCGTAGAGCATATCACCACCACCTGATTCACCGTTGAGGTACCAGCGGAAACCTGACTGCATCATGTCCCCGATCAAAGTCGCGATTATTCTCTCAGCAATCCTCCTGTGCTCACCCCCATCTCTGGTCTCTGCAAGTGTCAGATGATCAAGCAGTAACTCAAATCTCTCTCCTGAAAGGGCCACATCTGGGCAGATGACTATGACGTTCCTTAAATCATTAAAATTGATTTTAAAATCTATGTCGTCAATTCTAAGTAAAAGAAGAAGAGGTATGGATGAGCCGGGCCCTTTGAACCTTTCTGATGTTAAACCTCCATCTGCGGTCGCACACACTGTGATGAGTTCTCTGAGTGAGGCTCCCCTTATGAAATGATAAAGATCATGAATCCTTTCACCGAATAGCCTCTCAGGGTTCTCCATGAGCGAATCACGTAATTTCTCCCTTAATCTGATCTCATCAGGATTCAGGTCTGGTCTCTCGGTGTTGAAGGTTTTGAGGGAGGTTATATAGGTTTCAAGCACTTCAGTGGATGGTATTTTTTTAAGGTAGATAACCTCCTCGGCAATATTCAGGAGTCCGTAATCCTCGAGTTCTTCAAGAAAACGCTTCAGTGGTTTCTCCTCCAGTCCAAA is a window encoding:
- a CDS encoding DUF4007 family protein — encoded protein: MNSKRGIDRYSTFGLRDEWLPSIFLWEEKWTERNNLGPIQVKAVESWLEGAGLIIRKRVTPLFRRIRDIYFMKPESAWQIIWTELYHGSPAVRIFCDRVGFDEYLGKDEITGILKDEEPNLTESTLKNPVSAILNMFEHSHLGKLVTFRGKGRGRPIKRIHLNDPDPHVVAYCLYRLSEELETEKIKINDLLTGEVPGCPLKVFGLEEKPLKRFLEELEDYGLLNIAEEVIYLKKIPSTEVLETYITSLKTFNTERPDLNPDEIRLREKLRDSLMENPERLFGERIHDLYHFIRGASLRELITVCATADGGLTSERFKGPGSSIPLLLLLRIDDIDFKINFNDLRNVIVICPDVALSGERFELLLDHLTLAETRDGGEHRRIAERIIATLIGDMMQSGFRWYLNGESGGGDMLYGVSEMINSELSRRIFPFGPENIPEIRGNRNLWKIGKDYPNVFKIFFLSRTLDEFRRKSTKGLFRFLSYLLRDTNGKWIVDDDLNLKNGTYHPVKAMVEVTVDRLSKKENVDIVEELRFLLEPPYGLKGDMIGHAVVSFILRTLRGHITRNGSILKDVELMEIKKEILERWKDQLQLI